The nucleotide window cgagaaattatttatcgacAGATTAATACAAATCGTTTGGAAATGCGATTAAGATCAATTGAGGGTCAACCGGGTACCTTGCAGATTTACGTAACATCCCAGGTATATTTTGCACATCGTTTTCGAATTTCAAGTCTGTTTATGTTGttaatatctttgataatCTTCAGATACTGCCGAAACGTTGCCGTAAAATCCTGATTCCTATTTACGCTTTGTCTTTACACGTCAGACAACACGAGGACGACGACACTACACAGTCCAGTGGTCCGTTTAATGAATTGAAATTAAACGGCAATTTTACGATTGCTGAGGTACGATTCATTCTGTTGCTCTTGCAAGAAAGCGATTTTTTCCATATCCTccttattagatttttttccaGATGCATGCGTGGCTTTCTCTAATATTGCCAGATGTTCCTGAAAGACCTCACATTCACGAAGGAGAAgctatcttaatatatatctcatcTTTCATCGGGACGGTtcttaaatgcaaatataagtTAGTTTATggcacaaaattaaatttatattcgtcatcaatattttaataaattaataaatattttaataataaaggaaaGGAAGCGCGCTATTTCTCGGCGAGAATATATCCAGCATTATAATTCTCAGAGATATATTGACAAAAGAAGCGACGAAACGAAAGATAAAGCTAGACGTGTTTTGCggtaattatcaattattatatttctcttcgaAATTGTAAATCGAGTAGATTAACATGGATTGTCTTACAGAAGTAGCAGAAGGAAGTATATCTAGAGTCCTGGAATTGATTCTCCCCCGACTGAAAGCAGCCCACGATTTaatacaaaagataaaaattctgGACGCTCTCGACGAATGCGAGTTGAAATCCAAtccaaaagaaaatttatgctCCGAGTATCAAGAGTTGATAGAGAAAGAAACGGAACTTAGATCGCTTATGATGAAAGATACCGAGATTCTAAACAGATTGCACGCGATCATTACTGACTTATACGTAGATTGGGAACGAGCAAAGCGATCTCGAAGGTGACGATAAATGACTTTTTACGAAAGTATtgtttatctaattaataataattctaataatactGTTATAAAACAGGATCAGTGGCAAGGAGGCTACAGCGAGGCTTCAAAGTGCTCTCGAATCCAGGGACTTGGCAACTCTCTTGCAAATTTTCACTGGTAAAGCCGATACAACCGTGTCGACACTAATACCtgcagttatttaaaaattatcagaaatcGCAAAAGAAGTGGACCAATGTATTTCTATAAACATattcaagtaaaaaatatatttttttaacgatgaTTCACAATATATAAACTGCTAAATTATctagatttaaaaatgtacaattgcGTGATTAATGTTGATtacaacatatgtatatatgtgtgtgatatTTGTAATGGAtcttgttttgttttttcaatttccaTTTGTGTGAAACGGTATATaccgttatattatatatatatatatatataacggcTTAAGTATTTacttatagattatttatatactccTTTCGAGAAATATCGGAACATATGTTACGCATGTTTATAGGCAGTGCGTTAATGCAATTCAATTATCAGTCATTAGATTTTTTAGATTGcccgaaaataaaaatctttaaacttTGAGATTTATAAAGTTACGCAtaacagaatttttattacaaagtgaaattacaattattataaatatatttccggACAATCTGCTAAAAGCTcgcgataaaaatgtaatctttTACAGACCGATTGAGCGCCAGTATTCCGCGAATGATCCAGCTTGTCGTACAGTGACATATTCTCTTTTTGTCCAACATTATATTGgtccaaaaaaatattgcctGCAAAaacatcgaaaaaaaaattaaacttttttttctatttttttctctatttaaaaaaatcaatcgacgaaatttagatataaaacttatatttgtTCTACTCACATGTTATCAGTCGTTCGTGCAACGGCTTCCAAGGGATCTCTGTCCGCGGTTATAGCGTCCGCTGTCGACGTTATAGTATATTCCAAGTTTTGTCCACCAGTGTGCGGCAGAATGCTTTCCGGATTATCATCCGGTGGAACGATGTCCACTACATTGCCTGCCGCCTCGACCTCCAATTTCAGATCTCTCACGAGATCCTGAATCGTTTTTGCCTGTACTTTGTCACCCTCCACGTCTTCTACGTTTTTTCCCGTTAAGATCCTGTTCAACGACTGTTGTTTGTCATTCGTCTTCGTTCGAGAGTGCGTGTGCATGTGTCTTTTCATGTCACTTCGCACTCTAAACGGTTTCCCGCACACCGTGCACGGATGTGGCTTTTCACCAGTATGTATACGACGATGATTTTGTAAGTAACTGCTCGCCCGGAACGTTTTGCTGCAATACTCGCAGCGATAGTTCTTTTCTCCAGTATGAATACGCCTGTGCACAATTAGTGAGTACTTTCGCGCAAACGCTTTGGCGCAATATTCGCACTGATATTGCTTCTGCTCTGAATGAATGCTTGTCGAGTGATACTTTAAGTCGCCCCATTGTCGAAAATGTCGACCGCACTGCTCGCACTTGTACGGTTTGTCTCCGCTATGAAGTCTCATATGTACCTGTTTGTTAAAAAAgtgacattattattattattatgcaatattatatacttcgTTAGCAATGTCGGTGCTTACCTTTAAAGCGCTAGCAGCGAAGAAACGTTTACTACAAGTGTCGCACTGATGAGGTCGGTCTCCGCTGTGAGATCGCATGTGATAGACTAAGCTATTTTTATGATGGAATGAACGATTGCATTCAGGACATGTTAAATCATCACCTACGAGAGAATACGATTTTACTTAAATccttttcatttctttcaacACACCAAAAGGACTTTTGAACAAGATTAATACAAACTTGACTTTCGCGTTTTCGgtgatttctttttcttagttgTCTGTGGAATGTCAGTCTTCCCCTTTTCCTCGGAATTTTTATTCTCGCTAACGGTCGGTGGTTTTATTTGTTGTTGGTCCCTCTGTTGTACCTCTGTGGTATGGTCGGTAATGGTCCACAAAGACGATTCGTTGTTTGCAATGGGTAGTGGAGAATCTGTATCATCATCGATATGTGCACCAGTTTCTTCCActatgaataaaaagaaaaaaataatttttataagtagtTTCTAtaagcaaaattttaaaatcattaacaTTGAAAGCATTCTCTCTTACCTACACCTCGAATACCTTCCATAAGATCTTCAGGTTCACTGAATTCTTCGATTTCAGTATTTTCTAGACTGTGTACTGTTTCTGGCACTGATATCGTGATATTAGTATTTGTTGCTTGAGCTATTCGTGTCTCTTGTTTTACTGGCTCATAATGTacctataattatttaatctgttttttttttgcaaatatatatatttgaatgatATATTGTCataaagatatgtataaattattggtatatacatatgaattaTGAATAAGACTCGAATTGATTACTTTGTAATTTCAATGTGAACCGAATATACCTTCAAGTGCTCAAAGAACTTCAGCTGACTGTTAAATTTAGAACTACACAATTCACACTTAAAAACATTAGCCTGGACGACTTCATTAGCCAATTCAACTGCCGCATTTTCTTGACTCGATTTACTATTATCTTTCCGCGTTGCGTTCTTCTTGGTCTGTTGTTGTTTTAGCTTACGAGGTATCCTTTTCTTGTGTGGCAAAGTTCTCTTAGGTCCGGACGCCGACGTGGCATCTTCGCTACTCTCTGTAGAAACCTCAACATCGTATTCACTCTTAACATTGATAAATTCCTGTTTTACATTTTGCGTGATTCTTTTAAAGGGTTGCAAAGGTGGATACACAGGAGAGGTGGCGTTCGGTTCTGGCACAGTTTGAATCGAGTACGAATTTACAGGCGCTAGAGTTTCCAAGTGAGAAACGTCCGGTAAAGTCGGATCCTCGTGTTGAGACTGAATGTGGAGTTGTTGCTGCTTCTGGTGATGAAATTGTACTGCAACCAGAGCTGCAGCAAGTCTACGGTCCTCCTGCATCACATAATTCACATTCTACAtgcaagatatataaatgtacaactGTAGAATTACtaagtaatatattacaacCTCTGTCAATTCATGCTGCAACAAGTCGTCTGTCTCATAATATTGCGTACTCGTACCATAGTCTGTACCAACACCAGCGTTGATCATGTCTACGACCATACCCTCCATTAATTCGCCATTCAGAGATAGCAATGGTACTCCTTTACTTAAAGATTCTCCATCAGCCCTCTGAATAGTGATGTACTGTGCACCTTCCATTCCCTCCAGAAGCACAGCCTGTGCCTCCTCTGTTGTGACTTccataattagatatattccTAGTACAACAACTAATAGTTGTCGACAAAATCTTCTATCGAGGTATAGAAGCCAGTTCTTTGTACCttgaaacataatttattaataaaaaatggatttgttaaaataaataaaatgtagtttatatgaaatatttttataatattgagcattgatttaatttataattaatgtattttacatgtaataataatagtaagtTTTTTccaaatcaatatatatatttatcaaaatattttattagctgttaaaaagtaaaaaccaTTTTCAACATAAGTTTGAAAATAGTAGATACTTTAGTATTACtctttaattaacaatagaagaagaaaaaatattaaatttataaaaacttttcaagcaatacaacatttttcttatattttttttacaataataaaattaagtagcATTCATATTAAATAGCGAAAAGATAAACTTGTTAACATTAAACATTCTTACTAACACTTAAATTGGTCACAATTAATGAAACAAACACATGTTCTTTTTATTCCGAATGAAACGATGGTGTCCATTggataagagaaaaatgcgAAAGATTTAATTGAAACGAGACATTTAATGAGGCACGTTGATGAAAGGGTTTGAATTTGGCGCGTGTGCGTACCTTAGGTCTGACAGCGAGACCAAGGTCACTGCACCCGGACCAGTCGGAAAATCTCAGCCGTATCTTGATACGCGTCGCGCGCGCAAAAATTCGCTCGTTCTCACCTTCGTTTAGGATAATTCGCGTACCCGGCCGGACTCCTCGTCTTCGCCCCGTGAGATTCGCGTGACATAAACAAAGCGAAATATTGAAACACTGTAGGACAAAATGTGACAACAGTGCTTGGCTCTTGACGCCATTAGACCGGATGTACCCCACCCGCGCCGCCCACGCAGTACAGGACCGACGTTCGCGTCGAAGAGCGAAAAACCCTAGATCGATCGACGCGATCCTCTATAAAATATCCTTCCCGTTTGTTGAAACAGATATGTATTCAATTCTCCTTTCTCCTTGTACTTTGTCTTTTATCCGACGCACCGAATCTTCCTTGTCGTCGTACGTGCAGATTTTCATTTTAGCGAGATATTTTTCGTTAACATCTTGGCAACGCTGATTGTTCATCGTCGTCTCTTCCGGACGAAAGCGAGCTTCCGGTATCCGATGGCTGTGCGAGCAAAATATCGCGAAATGTCAAATTATAGTATGTTCGCGCGGTAAAGAGAGAGCGTATGCGTGAAATTTCC belongs to Anoplolepis gracilipes chromosome 4, ASM4749672v1, whole genome shotgun sequence and includes:
- the LOC140664795 gene encoding uncharacterized protein isoform X2; this translates as MEVTTEEAQAVLLEGMEGAQYITIQRADGESLSKGVPLLSLNGELMEGMVVDMINAGVGTDYGTSTQYYETDDLLQHELTEEDRRLAAALVAVQFHHQKQQQLHIQSQHEDPTLPDVSHLETLAPVNSYSIQTVPEPNATSPVYPPLQPFKRITQNVKQEFINVKSEYDVEVSTESSEDATSASGPKRTLPHKKRIPRKLKQQQTKKNATRKDNSKSSQENAAVELANEVVQANVFKCELCSSKFNSQLKFFEHLKVHYEPVKQETRIAQATNTNITISVPETVHSLENTEIEEFSEPEDLMEGIRGVVEETGAHIDDDTDSPLPIANNESSLWTITDHTTEVQQRDQQQIKPPTVSENKNSEEKGKTDIPQTTKKKKSPKTRKSSDDLTCPECNRSFHHKNSLVYHMRSHSGDRPHQCDTCSKRFFAASALKVHMRLHSGDKPYKCEQCGRHFRQWGDLKYHSTSIHSEQKQYQCEYCAKAFARKYSLIVHRRIHTGEKNYRCEYCSKTFRASSYLQNHRRIHTGEKPHPCTVCGKPFRVRSDMKRHMHTHSRTKTNDKQQSLNRILTGKNVEDVEGDKVQAKTIQDLVRDLKLEVEAAGNVVDIVPPDDNPESILPHTGGQNLEYTITSTADAITADRDPLEAVARTTDNMQYFFGPI
- the LOC140664795 gene encoding uncharacterized protein isoform X1 yields the protein MEVTTEEAQAVLLEGMEGAQYITIQRADGESLSKGVPLLSLNGELMEGMVVDMINAGVGTDYGTSTQYYETDDLLQHELTENVNYVMQEDRRLAAALVAVQFHHQKQQQLHIQSQHEDPTLPDVSHLETLAPVNSYSIQTVPEPNATSPVYPPLQPFKRITQNVKQEFINVKSEYDVEVSTESSEDATSASGPKRTLPHKKRIPRKLKQQQTKKNATRKDNSKSSQENAAVELANEVVQANVFKCELCSSKFNSQLKFFEHLKVHYEPVKQETRIAQATNTNITISVPETVHSLENTEIEEFSEPEDLMEGIRGVVEETGAHIDDDTDSPLPIANNESSLWTITDHTTEVQQRDQQQIKPPTVSENKNSEEKGKTDIPQTTKKKKSPKTRKSSDDLTCPECNRSFHHKNSLVYHMRSHSGDRPHQCDTCSKRFFAASALKVHMRLHSGDKPYKCEQCGRHFRQWGDLKYHSTSIHSEQKQYQCEYCAKAFARKYSLIVHRRIHTGEKNYRCEYCSKTFRASSYLQNHRRIHTGEKPHPCTVCGKPFRVRSDMKRHMHTHSRTKTNDKQQSLNRILTGKNVEDVEGDKVQAKTIQDLVRDLKLEVEAAGNVVDIVPPDDNPESILPHTGGQNLEYTITSTADAITADRDPLEAVARTTDNMQYFFGPI